A region of Archocentrus centrarchus isolate MPI-CPG fArcCen1 unplaced genomic scaffold, fArcCen1 scaffold_33_ctg1, whole genome shotgun sequence DNA encodes the following proteins:
- the LOC115776572 gene encoding alpha-2,8-sialyltransferase 8F-like, whose protein sequence is MRGQLLKFFFSFMIILLCLGSLMTMFIWDTSDYNHVKTYHPAPARKRAPKPSELCKGCKEIIDKIKQRYNQTWTKQEENNMKIRAELRLKCNGSDEAIITQSNTPVGSKLVYDGEKKRTIEVKQDLFNMFIKKHPFSNKIWDTCSVVGNSGILSDSGCGKMIDSADFVVRCNLPPLDNGYEKDVGTKTNLVTANPSILFLKYGSLIGRRRPFIDSLRQYGSSLLLLPAFAFSGNTAVCQRAVYAIEDFESPLQPVFFNPRYLQNLSQFWRSQGLKEVRLSTGLMVASMALEFCENVHLYGFWPFSNHPYGLYALTNHYYDDKPAKKGIHSMPAEFDQLLQLHAQGVIRLHLGDCKADGK, encoded by the exons ATGAGGGGGCAGCTCCTGAAGTTTTTCTTCTCGTTCATGATCATTCTCCTCTGTCTGGGGAGTCTGATGACCATGTTCATCTGGGACACGTCGGACTACAA tcatgTGAAAACTTACCATCCGGCCCCTGCAAGGAAACGTGCACCAAAGCCCTCTGAGCTTTGTAAAGGCTGCAA GGAAATcattgacaaaataaaacaacgtTACAATCAAACCTGGACGAAGCAGGAAGAGAATAACATGAAAATCAG AGCTGAACTGAGACTTAAGTGCAATGGGTCTGATGAAGCCATCATTACCCAGAGCAACACTCCGGTGGGATCGAAGCTTGTTTATGATGGTGAAAAGAAGAGGACTATTGAGGTGAAACAGGACCtgttcaacatgtttattaag aaacatcctttctcaaaTAAAATATGGGACACCTGTTCAGTTGTTGGGAATAGTGGGATCCTGTCTGACAGCGGCTGTGGAAAAATGATTGATTCGGCTGACTTTGTTGTCAG GTGCAACCTACCTCCATTGGACAATGGATATGAGAAAGATGTTGGCACCAAAACTAACCTTGTGACAGCAAATCCGAGCATCTTATTCCTGAA GTATGGCTCGCTGATAGGACGTCGCCGTCCATTCATAGATAGTCTTCGCCAGTATGGCAGCTCTTTGCTGCTCCTTCCTGCCTTCGCCTTTAGTGGAAATACTGCAGTGTGTCAGCGAGCTGTTTATGCAATAGAGGACTTTGAAAGCCCTCTTCAGCCTGTTTTCTTCAACCCTCGGTACCTTCAGAATCTGTCCCAATTCTGGCGCTCTCAGGGCCTGAAGGAAGTACGGCTCAGCACCGGATTAATGGTGGCTAGCATGGCCCTGGAATTTTGTGAAAATGTGCACCTGTATGGATTCTGGCCCTTCAGTAATCACCCATATGGCCTCTACGCCCTGACTAACCACTACTATGATGACAAACCAGCTAAAAAAGGCATCCATTCAATGCCGGCTGAATTTGACCAGTTGTTGCAGCTGCACGCTCAAGGGGTAATAAGGCTTCACCTGGGAGACTGTAAAGCTGATGGAAAATAG